Within the Thermococcus sp. CX2 genome, the region GCTGACTTCGATGTGAATGCCCCAAGCGGCCCTCGACGGCAGAACCTACAGCAACGTCCAGTGGGCCGTCTACGAGAGCATGCAGTACAACATCAGGCTCGTCGCAGGCCTCATGGAGAAGTTCTTTGAGGATGTTGGTCTTTCGTGATGCTCCCGTCTTTTTTAGCCCCCATTTTTTACAACATCGAATGCTTCATTAACCGGGGTTTAGAGTATAAATTCAAAGGGCAACCTCAAAGTTTTCGGTTTAATCTCCAATCGTCAGTGGATATTTCTTTATTCTGCCTCCCGTTTGAAACACAAAGCATATAATCCGCCGAACCTATTTTCCACGACTGTCTTAAAGCTCAGAAGGTGGTAGGCATGGGAAGGCACTACCTGCCGAACTCGGCCCACAGAGATGAAATGCTCAAGGAGATGGGCTTCACGTCAATCGAAGACCTCTTCTCGGATGTTCCTAAGGGCATGGTCAAGAAGTTCAACCTTCCAGAAGGCAAGAGCGAGTACGAGGTCTTCTTTGAGATGAATGAAGCTCTCTCAAAGAATAAGACCGTCCTTGAGATGCCAAGCTTTCTTGGAGCGGGAACGTATTTCCACTACATCCCGGCCCACGTAAAATACCTCATCGAGAGGAGCGAGTTTCTGACAGCTTATACTCCCTACCAGCCGGAGATAAGCCAGGGCATGCTCCAGGCGCTCTTCGAATACCAGAGCCTTATCGGAGAACTTGTCGGCCTTCCGATAGTTAACTCCTCGATGTACGACTGGGGAACGGCTATGGCAGAGGCGGCTCTAATGAGTGCGAGGGTTACAAAGAGGAACAAATTCGTCGTTCCGAGGAATATAAGCCCAGAGAAGAAGATGGTTCTCCATACATACGTATCCGGTGCGGGCATAGAGATAGAGTACGTCGATTGGAACGAGAACGGCCAGCTCGACCTTGAGGAGCTCAAAGAAAAGGTCGAGGGAGCGGCCGGAGTTTACGTCGAGATGCCCAACTTCTTCGGACTCATAGAGGAGGAAATCCAGGCGGTGGGAGAGATAGCCCACGATGCCAAGGCCCTCTTTGTCGTCGGCGTTGACCCAACGATACTCGGAATAGTAGAGGCCCCGGGAGAGCTCGGCGCCGATATAGTGGTGGGTGAGGCAGCTTACTTCGGAAACCCAATGAACTTCGGCGGGCCAAGGGCAGGCATATTCGCCATTAGAGATGACAGAAAGCTCATTCGCCAGATGCCGGGAAGGATAATCGGAATGACAAAGGATGCAGACGGGAAGAGGGCCTTCGTGATGACCCTCCAGACGAGGGAACAGCACATCAGAAGGGCAAAGGCGACCTCCAACATCTGTTCAAACGAGGCATTAGTGGCCGTTGCTGCCGCGATACACCTGGCAACCCTGGGGCCGAAGGGCCTTAGGGAGCTCGGCGAAACGATACTCAAGAACACAGCCTACTTCAAGAAGCGCATAGGCGAAGTTGCCGAGGTAGTCTTCGAGGGAATAAACTTCAAGGACGTACCCGTTCGCTTTGAGAGACCCTATCCGGAGATACACGAGGCCCTGCTCGCTAAGAACATTCACGGCGGCTATTATCTCAAGCCCCACTTCCAGGAGCTCGGCGAGAGCGCGCTGTTTGCGGTAACCGAGACGACGAGAAAGGAGTGGGTTGATGCCCTCATCGAGGCCCTGAGGGAGGTGGCCTGAATGTTCAGGCAGGCTAAATGGAATGAACCGCTCATCTTCGAGCTCTCCCGTCCGGGTAGGATTGGCTACACGCTTCCAAAACCGATAGAGGATATTGAAGTTCAAATCCCTGAAAAGCTCAGGAGAAAAAGGCTCGACCTTCCAGAGCTGAGCGAGCCTGAGGTGGTCAAGCACTACACCAGACTAAGTGAGATGAACTACGGCGTTGACAGCGGTATCTACCCTCTCGGCTCGTGCACGATGAAGTATAATCCAAAGATAAACGAGGAAGTTGCCGGACATCCTGGAGTCGCCTACATTCACCCATATCAGGACGAAAGGACTGTGCAGGGAGCGCTAAAAATCATGTGGGAGTTGGAGCAGTGGTTAAAGGAAATCACTGGAATGGATCGCTTCACCCTCCAGCCGGCCGCCGGAGCCAACGGCGAGTTTACTGGAGTCATGATCATCAGGGCCTACCACCTCGACCGCGGTGAGACCCAGAGGACGGAGATGCTTGTTCCAGACTCGGCTCACGGAACCAATCCTGCCTCAGCCGCCATGGCGGGTTTCAAAGTCATCGAGATTCCATCCAATGAGAACGGAACTGTGGATTTGGAGGCCCTCGAAAACGCCGTGAGCGAGAAAACAGCTGGATTAATGCTCACCAACCCCAACACCCTCGGAATCTTCGAAGACGAGATTGTTGAGATAGCGAAGATAGTCCACAAGGCCGGAGGCCTGCTCTACTACGATGGAGCCAACCTCAATGCGGTTCTCGGAAAGATAAGACCCGGTG harbors:
- the gcvPA gene encoding aminomethyl-transferring glycine dehydrogenase subunit GcvPA, which translates into the protein MGRHYLPNSAHRDEMLKEMGFTSIEDLFSDVPKGMVKKFNLPEGKSEYEVFFEMNEALSKNKTVLEMPSFLGAGTYFHYIPAHVKYLIERSEFLTAYTPYQPEISQGMLQALFEYQSLIGELVGLPIVNSSMYDWGTAMAEAALMSARVTKRNKFVVPRNISPEKKMVLHTYVSGAGIEIEYVDWNENGQLDLEELKEKVEGAAGVYVEMPNFFGLIEEEIQAVGEIAHDAKALFVVGVDPTILGIVEAPGELGADIVVGEAAYFGNPMNFGGPRAGIFAIRDDRKLIRQMPGRIIGMTKDADGKRAFVMTLQTREQHIRRAKATSNICSNEALVAVAAAIHLATLGPKGLRELGETILKNTAYFKKRIGEVAEVVFEGINFKDVPVRFERPYPEIHEALLAKNIHGGYYLKPHFQELGESALFAVTETTRKEWVDALIEALREVA
- the gcvPB gene encoding aminomethyl-transferring glycine dehydrogenase subunit GcvPB, yielding MFRQAKWNEPLIFELSRPGRIGYTLPKPIEDIEVQIPEKLRRKRLDLPELSEPEVVKHYTRLSEMNYGVDSGIYPLGSCTMKYNPKINEEVAGHPGVAYIHPYQDERTVQGALKIMWELEQWLKEITGMDRFTLQPAAGANGEFTGVMIIRAYHLDRGETQRTEMLVPDSAHGTNPASAAMAGFKVIEIPSNENGTVDLEALENAVSEKTAGLMLTNPNTLGIFEDEIVEIAKIVHKAGGLLYYDGANLNAVLGKIRPGDMGFDVVHLNLHKTFSTPHGGGGPGSGPVGVKDFLKDYLPVPLVGYDEKTGRYYLDYDVPKSIGKVKELYGNFAVIVRALTYLKIMGRDGLKEASEIAVLNANYLTQKLKGTRGYELPHKELRKHEVVFSAEPMKKETGVKALDIAKRLLDFGLHAPTIYFPLIVHEALMIEPTETVSKEELDAYVEALKRISEEAYNNPEVVKEAPHNTAVKRVDDVLAAKRPIITWRMYRELKERGEVDI